Proteins from a single region of Mustela erminea isolate mMusErm1 chromosome X, mMusErm1.Pri, whole genome shotgun sequence:
- the LOC116582370 gene encoding integrator complex subunit 6-like has protein sequence MSDKAEESAVGPKSQVKRSGKSITPPPFKKRLSMPLLSVREDGEGSSQPGASAVSLEDDEPKVTAMSVLGDVPDQLPIPVKINMEIKERIRNEIQQFGGKYENILKLLEGMQGSPEVQKKFVVYAMKEAARYERQDLISQLGNALDKLECDQFLKKDIGSLNL, from the exons ATGAGTGATAAAGCAGAGGAGTCCGCCGTTGGGCCCAAAAGCCAAGTGAAACGTTCTGGAAAATCCATCACTCCGCCTCCATTTAAGAAAAGGCTGAGCATGCCGCTGCTGTCAGTGAGAGAGGACGGAGAGGGATCATCCCAGCCTGGGGCCTCAGCCGTGTCCTTGGAAGATG ATGAGCCCAAGGTCACAGCAATGTCTGTGTTGGGAGATGTGCCAGATCAACTACCGATACCAGTgaaaatcaatatggaaataaAGGAGCGAATAAGGAACGAAATTCAACAGTTTGGAGGaa AATATGAAAATATCCTCAAATTGCTTGAAGGAATGCAAGGATCTCCAGAAGTGCAGAAAAAATTTGTTGTATATGCCATGAAGGAAGCGGCAAG aTATGAAAGACAAGACTTAATAAGTCAACTTGGGAATGCTCTAGATAAACTAGAATGTGACCAGTTTCTCAAGAAAGATATTGGTTCCCTAAACTTATAG